The following coding sequences are from one Streptomyces sp. NBC_01232 window:
- a CDS encoding Asp23/Gls24 family envelope stress response protein, translating into MALPAAERGATVIPDKVVARIAARAAKEALATETDTSGAQAKLAGPRATVTVGSGTARLGLTLDLPYPVDLAGVSLRVQEYVSERVAHLTGMRVTEVTLAIEHLIPADGLERRRVQ; encoded by the coding sequence ATGGCGCTGCCGGCGGCCGAACGCGGGGCCACGGTGATCCCGGACAAGGTGGTCGCCCGCATCGCGGCCCGCGCCGCGAAAGAGGCACTGGCCACGGAGACGGACACCTCGGGCGCTCAGGCGAAACTGGCCGGTCCGCGCGCCACGGTCACCGTCGGCAGCGGCACGGCCCGGCTGGGGCTGACTCTGGACCTGCCCTACCCGGTGGACCTCGCCGGCGTCTCCCTGCGGGTACAGGAATACGTCAGTGAGCGGGTGGCTCACTTGACCGGTATGCGCGTCACGGAAGTCACCCTTGCCATCGAGCACCTGATTCCCGCCGACGGCCTGGAGCGCCGCCGCGTGCAGTGA
- a CDS encoding DUF6286 domain-containing protein has translation MEREQDPLAEKEPTATDEATPRTVGLLDERPPAGPRSAARRPWSSRRIPAALTALIIAVAAGTLLFDVIRVRAGQVAAGWRIRLADELAARPLDDPALQIGAAVIAVIGLWLIILALSPGLRHQLPLETPDAEMRAVLDREAAELKLRDAAMRVPGVSAAKVRIFQHRVKARADVRFRAPADVKADLLAALQEALDRLALARPPSLDVRVRPRRK, from the coding sequence ATGGAACGCGAGCAAGACCCCCTGGCCGAGAAGGAGCCCACCGCGACGGACGAGGCCACCCCCCGCACGGTGGGGCTGCTGGACGAGCGGCCTCCGGCCGGACCACGCTCGGCTGCTCGGCGCCCCTGGTCCTCGCGCCGCATACCCGCGGCGCTCACAGCCCTGATCATCGCGGTCGCGGCGGGAACCCTCCTGTTCGACGTCATCAGGGTCCGTGCAGGCCAGGTTGCCGCAGGCTGGCGCATACGCCTGGCCGACGAACTGGCTGCCCGCCCGCTGGATGACCCAGCGCTGCAGATCGGGGCCGCCGTCATCGCCGTTATCGGCCTCTGGCTGATCATCCTGGCCCTGAGCCCGGGACTTCGCCACCAGCTGCCCCTTGAGACTCCCGACGCGGAGATGCGCGCCGTACTGGACCGCGAGGCCGCGGAACTGAAGCTGCGGGACGCCGCGATGCGCGTCCCCGGGGTCAGCGCTGCCAAGGTCCGGATCTTCCAGCACCGTGTCAAGGCGCGCGCGGATGTGCGATTCCGCGCCCCCGCCGACGTCAAGGCCGATCTTCTGGCCGCTTTGCAGGAGGCCCTCGACCGACTCGCCCTCGCACGCCCTCCGTCGCTCGACGTCCGGGTGCGCCCGCGTCGCAAGTAG
- a CDS encoding Asp23/Gls24 family envelope stress response protein yields the protein MSDTINPTSGGGESRPAGRTLTGPTGAGTAPESRGRTTIADSVVEKIAGMATREVPGIHSLGSGMARTLGAVTDKVPGGRPSVSRGVKVEVGERQAAVDLDVVVEYGVAIVDIAAEVRTSVITAVERMTGLEVVEVNIAVDDVHLPDEEDEDVGEGRVQ from the coding sequence ATGTCGGACACCATCAACCCCACCTCAGGCGGAGGCGAATCCCGTCCTGCGGGCAGGACCCTCACGGGCCCCACCGGCGCCGGAACCGCGCCCGAGTCGCGGGGCCGGACGACCATCGCGGACAGCGTGGTCGAGAAGATCGCGGGAATGGCCACCCGCGAGGTGCCGGGCATCCACAGCCTCGGCTCCGGCATGGCCCGCACGCTCGGGGCGGTCACCGACAAGGTCCCCGGCGGCCGTCCCAGCGTGAGCCGCGGCGTGAAGGTCGAGGTGGGCGAACGGCAGGCCGCCGTCGATCTCGACGTGGTCGTGGAGTACGGCGTAGCCATCGTGGACATCGCCGCAGAAGTACGCACCAGCGTCATCACCGCTGTCGAACGCATGACTGGCCTTGAGGTCGTCGAGGTGAACATCGCCGTCGACGACGTCCACCTGCCCGACGAGGAGGACGAGGACGTAGGCGAGGGACGTGTGCAGTGA
- a CDS encoding alkaline shock response membrane anchor protein AmaP encodes MKRKSAVNRVLLALAGIVLLGVGLMILAGGFDLYRRGSLTPPDGWPLTTPDDILLADADRTRWTDEGWWWPVAIAALAIVTLLAVWWLLAQLRRTHPGALSVGGAHAVDGVELSEGALGDALAADTQHLPGVHQARARMDGSSSHPEAYIAITLTPDAEPGPVMQALRDGPLERARRSTGRTLPAKAHLRLTPHKPHRAE; translated from the coding sequence ATGAAGAGAAAATCCGCAGTCAACCGAGTTCTGCTGGCCCTGGCAGGCATTGTCCTGCTCGGCGTAGGCCTCATGATCCTTGCGGGCGGCTTCGACCTGTACCGACGCGGGTCACTGACACCACCCGACGGGTGGCCCCTGACCACTCCCGACGACATCCTGCTCGCCGACGCCGACCGCACCCGTTGGACAGACGAAGGATGGTGGTGGCCCGTAGCCATCGCCGCCTTGGCCATCGTCACCCTGCTCGCCGTGTGGTGGCTGCTGGCGCAGCTGCGCCGCACTCACCCCGGCGCCCTGTCCGTGGGAGGAGCCCACGCCGTGGACGGAGTGGAACTGAGCGAGGGCGCCCTCGGCGACGCTCTGGCCGCCGACACCCAGCACCTGCCCGGTGTTCACCAGGCCCGCGCACGGATGGACGGCTCGTCGAGTCATCCCGAAGCCTATATCGCCATCACCCTCACGCCCGACGCTGAGCCCGGCCCCGTCATGCAGGCGCTGCGCGACGGGCCGCTGGAACGTGCCCGCCGGTCCACGGGCCGGACCCTGCCTGCAAAGGCGCACCTGCGGTTGACCCCGCACAAACCCCACCGTGCCGAATAG